One segment of Paenibacillus rhizovicinus DNA contains the following:
- a CDS encoding MFS transporter yields MKQQTKTRGTAGSPGKLRTTESGGSSSKSKQNSKGGSKWLEYVALATVPLVLVLGNSMLVPILPEMERKLHISTFQASLVITLFSVAAGLIIPISGYLSDRYSRKAVILPSLALYGIAGIGAGIAAVMHAYGFLIAARALQGIGAAGTSPIAMALVGDKYKDGEESEALGLIEASNGAGKVVSPIIGSLLALLTWYAPLFAFPVFCAGSFAAMLFLIKEPSKENKEQALPIKQYVKDLGKVFREKGKWLISAFVSGSLGLFILFGVLFRLSDLLEKAPYKIDGVAKGGILAIPLLFLVITAYITGRKIKNNGKLMRILMITGLAVMGAALAAAAFLHKNIYALIGFAALSSLGTGLLLPCLNTLITGSVDRQHRGMVTSLYSSLRFFGVAFGPPLFGWIAGKSDTLLYGIVSGLSVAALLIIVFLVHPPKKAGDAPG; encoded by the coding sequence ATGAAACAGCAGACGAAAACCCGCGGTACTGCGGGCAGTCCCGGCAAGCTGCGGACGACGGAGTCCGGCGGCTCCTCCTCGAAATCGAAACAGAACAGCAAGGGTGGCAGCAAATGGCTGGAATACGTCGCGCTCGCGACCGTCCCCCTGGTGCTGGTGCTCGGCAATTCCATGCTTGTGCCGATCCTGCCGGAAATGGAGCGCAAGCTTCACATCTCTACGTTTCAAGCCAGTCTCGTCATTACGTTATTTTCCGTCGCGGCGGGACTGATTATTCCGATCTCCGGCTATCTATCCGACCGTTATTCGCGTAAAGCCGTCATTCTTCCCTCTCTTGCGCTATACGGTATTGCAGGCATAGGAGCAGGCATTGCGGCAGTCATGCACGCTTATGGATTTCTCATCGCCGCCAGAGCACTGCAAGGTATCGGCGCCGCAGGAACGTCTCCGATCGCCATGGCGCTTGTCGGCGACAAATACAAGGACGGCGAGGAAAGCGAAGCGCTGGGACTTATAGAGGCTTCTAACGGAGCCGGCAAAGTGGTCAGCCCGATCATCGGCTCATTGCTCGCGCTGCTCACTTGGTACGCGCCTTTATTTGCGTTTCCGGTCTTCTGCGCGGGTTCGTTTGCCGCCATGCTCTTCCTCATTAAAGAGCCGAGCAAAGAGAATAAAGAACAGGCGCTGCCCATCAAACAATACGTCAAGGATCTCGGCAAGGTTTTTCGCGAGAAAGGGAAATGGCTGATCAGCGCTTTTGTATCGGGCTCGCTGGGCTTGTTTATTTTGTTCGGCGTCTTGTTCCGTCTCTCCGATCTGCTGGAGAAGGCTCCTTATAAGATCGATGGGGTGGCCAAAGGCGGCATACTGGCGATTCCGCTGCTGTTCTTAGTCATTACCGCGTACATTACCGGACGCAAAATCAAAAACAACGGCAAGCTGATGCGCATCCTCATGATTACGGGGCTGGCCGTCATGGGCGCCGCTCTGGCCGCGGCCGCGTTCTTGCACAAAAACATCTACGCCCTAATCGGCTTCGCGGCGCTCAGCAGCCTTGGTACCGGCCTTCTGCTGCCCTGCTTGAATACGCTCATTACCGGATCGGTCGATCGGCAGCACCGCGGCATGGTTACCTCGCTCTACAGCAGTCTGCGGTTCTTCGGCGTCGCCTTCGGTCCTCCCTTGTTCGGCTGGATCGCCGGCAAATCCGATACGCTGCTGTACGGCATCGTATCCGGTCTGTCCGTCGCGGCGCTGCTCATCATCGTGTTCCTTGTCCATCCGCCGAAGAAAGCCGGAGACGCGCCTGGCTGA
- a CDS encoding TlpA family protein disulfide reductase has product MKRSIVLLVIVLILAGAAVYQNNGKHDEALAASSDMLPKPGFTAPTLSLPDLKDQDVAIGGKQEKLTLVNFWASWCYPCEMEAPDLQALAKEYGGKLQILGINATSIDKERQAREFVDQQKLSFPILMDRKGTAQKLYKINSFPISLLVDSNGIVRERVEGVIKKAQWQALIDKWVNAEVEEKAANSTT; this is encoded by the coding sequence ATGAAACGTTCCATCGTATTGCTCGTCATCGTGCTTATTCTGGCGGGTGCGGCAGTTTATCAAAATAACGGCAAGCATGACGAAGCCTTGGCTGCTTCGTCGGACATGCTGCCAAAGCCGGGTTTTACCGCTCCCACGCTGAGCTTGCCTGATTTGAAAGATCAAGACGTTGCCATTGGCGGGAAGCAGGAGAAGCTGACGTTGGTTAACTTCTGGGCGTCCTGGTGCTATCCTTGCGAGATGGAAGCGCCGGATCTTCAAGCATTGGCCAAGGAATACGGCGGCAAGCTTCAAATTCTGGGGATCAACGCGACCAGCATCGATAAAGAGCGGCAGGCGAGAGAATTCGTAGACCAGCAGAAGCTGTCATTCCCGATTCTGATGGATCGGAAGGGCACCGCGCAGAAGCTGTACAAAATCAATTCGTTCCCGATCAGCTTGCTGGTGGACAGCAACGGGATCGTCAGGGAGCGGGTCGAGGGCGTCATCAAGAAGGCGCAATGGCAGGCGCTCATCGACAAATGGGTGAATGCCGAGGTCGAGGAGAAAGCAGCGAATTCGACGACATGA
- a CDS encoding ABC transporter ATP-binding protein encodes MEGISKTFLVAKRQPGMKHAIKSLFHREYTAVDALSDISFSIPPGEIVGYIGPNGAGKSTTIKVMSGILVPDRGSCVINGYTPWKDRVPFVRNIGVVFGQRSQLWWDVPVLDSFELLRDIYNVPETQYRASLALLVETLDLEGIIQTPVRQLSLGQRMRCEIAASLLHSPSILFLDEPTIGLDAVSKIAVRQFIKTINKEKGVTVILTTHDMNDIEALASRILMIGKGKLLYDGNVQGLRSRFGSRRTITADYHENSRPLDIPGTTLLSWTPERAILSVDTEQVMISEAITRLSAQVELLDVAIDTQPIEDIIVQMYKEYQL; translated from the coding sequence GTGGAAGGAATAAGCAAAACGTTCCTGGTGGCGAAACGTCAACCGGGCATGAAGCATGCGATCAAGTCGCTGTTCCACCGGGAGTACACGGCCGTCGATGCGCTGTCGGACATCTCGTTCTCGATTCCGCCCGGCGAAATCGTCGGTTATATCGGGCCGAACGGCGCGGGCAAATCGACAACGATCAAAGTCATGAGCGGCATTCTGGTGCCGGATCGCGGCTCCTGCGTCATTAACGGCTATACCCCTTGGAAGGATCGCGTGCCGTTCGTGAGGAACATCGGCGTCGTGTTCGGACAGCGATCGCAGCTCTGGTGGGACGTACCGGTGCTCGATTCGTTCGAGCTGTTGCGGGACATTTACAACGTACCGGAGACGCAATATCGAGCATCGCTGGCGCTGCTCGTGGAGACGCTCGATCTCGAAGGAATCATTCAGACGCCCGTCAGGCAGTTAAGCCTTGGGCAGCGCATGCGATGCGAGATTGCTGCCTCGTTGCTGCACAGTCCGAGTATCTTGTTCTTGGACGAACCGACGATCGGGCTGGACGCGGTATCCAAAATCGCGGTACGCCAGTTCATTAAGACGATTAACAAGGAAAAGGGCGTCACCGTCATTCTTACGACGCACGATATGAACGATATCGAGGCGCTGGCGAGCCGGATCCTGATGATCGGCAAAGGAAAGCTGCTGTACGACGGTAACGTGCAGGGGCTGCGAAGCCGGTTCGGTTCGAGACGGACGATTACCGCCGATTACCACGAGAACAGCCGGCCGCTCGATATTCCCGGCACGACGCTGCTGTCTTGGACGCCGGAGCGGGCCATTCTGAGCGTCGACACCGAGCAGGTTATGATTTCGGAGGCGATCACCCGGCTGTCCGCGCAAGTCGAGCTGCTCGACGTGGCGATCGACACGCAGCCGATCGAGGATATCATCGTGCAGATGTACAAGGAGTATCAGCTATGA
- a CDS encoding ABC transporter permease codes for MRKAYLSVFKLRINMGLQYRTAALAGIGTQFFFGFVFIMVFEAFYAHASNQPPMTLSQVITYSWLKQAFLAFIILWLRDNELFQLITSGNIAYELCRPCGIYGFWFAKLLAQRLSSALLRCFPILLIALFLPEPYRLQLPSDPITLLFFLVSLLVGLLMIVSLSMLIYISVFVTMSPSGSLLMFSIFGEFLAGLIIPVPLMPGWMQQIVYVLPFHWTADFPFRVYTGDLTKLESATGLAGQLTWLAALVAIGKFTMGRALRRIVVQGG; via the coding sequence ATGAGGAAGGCTTACTTATCCGTCTTCAAGCTGCGAATCAATATGGGGCTTCAATATCGAACGGCAGCGCTTGCCGGAATCGGCACGCAGTTTTTCTTCGGTTTCGTCTTCATTATGGTCTTCGAAGCGTTCTATGCGCATGCTTCCAACCAACCCCCGATGACACTATCCCAAGTGATCACCTACAGCTGGCTCAAACAGGCGTTTCTGGCGTTTATCATCCTGTGGCTTCGGGACAATGAGCTGTTCCAGCTGATTACGAGCGGCAACATCGCTTACGAGTTATGCCGGCCATGCGGCATTTACGGCTTCTGGTTCGCCAAGCTGCTGGCGCAGCGGTTGTCGAGTGCGCTTCTGCGTTGTTTTCCGATTCTCCTGATCGCCCTATTCCTGCCGGAGCCTTACCGGCTGCAACTTCCTTCTGACCCGATTACGCTATTGTTCTTCCTCGTCTCCTTGCTGGTCGGTCTGCTTATGATCGTATCGCTGTCCATGCTAATCTATATCTCCGTGTTCGTCACCATGTCGCCAAGCGGTTCGCTCTTGATGTTCAGCATTTTCGGAGAATTTCTGGCAGGTTTGATCATTCCGGTACCGCTGATGCCGGGATGGATGCAACAAATCGTATATGTGCTGCCTTTCCACTGGACCGCCGACTTTCCGTTTCGCGTGTATACGGGCGATTTGACGAAGCTCGAGTCGGCAACGGGGCTGGCGGGGCAATTGACTTGGCTCGCGGCGCTGGTCGCCATCGGCAAATTCACCATGGGCCGGGCGCTGCGGCGCATCGTCGTGCAGGGAGGTTGA
- a CDS encoding ABC transporter permease, producing the protein MKLYFKYMLLILKSQLQYRGSFLMLLVGQCLTPFMTFAGVYFMFDRFGQLEGWNFYEVALCFAVTQMAFSLSETFARGFDGFASLVVSGDFDRLLVRPRGTVVQVLGSKFEFARLGRLALSLVLLVWASGHIDVAWTAFRLLALVFMIISGTVIYTGIFIVAASISFWTVRGLEIVNIFTDGGREMTQYPLSIYGKWVKRFFTFVIPFGSVNYLPLLYILGREGADQPLYALTPLVGFLFIVPCLLVWRIGVRHYRSTGS; encoded by the coding sequence ATGAAACTATACTTCAAGTACATGCTGCTCATTCTGAAGTCGCAGTTGCAATACCGCGGCTCCTTCTTGATGCTCTTGGTCGGTCAATGCCTGACCCCGTTCATGACGTTCGCCGGCGTATACTTCATGTTCGACCGGTTCGGTCAATTGGAAGGCTGGAATTTCTACGAGGTTGCGCTGTGCTTCGCGGTGACCCAGATGGCCTTCTCGCTCAGCGAGACGTTCGCGCGCGGTTTCGACGGGTTCGCGAGTCTGGTCGTCAGCGGCGATTTCGACCGGCTGCTCGTTCGCCCGCGCGGTACGGTCGTCCAGGTACTTGGCTCCAAGTTCGAGTTCGCGCGATTGGGCAGGCTGGCGCTTAGTCTGGTTCTGCTCGTATGGGCTTCCGGCCATATCGATGTCGCTTGGACGGCGTTCCGGCTGCTCGCGCTCGTCTTCATGATCATTAGCGGAACGGTCATTTACACGGGGATTTTCATCGTCGCCGCTTCGATCAGCTTCTGGACGGTGCGGGGCCTTGAGATCGTCAACATATTCACCGACGGCGGCCGGGAAATGACGCAGTACCCGCTGAGCATCTATGGCAAATGGGTCAAAAGGTTCTTCACCTTCGTCATTCCGTTCGGCAGCGTCAACTATTTGCCGCTGTTGTATATCCTCGGGCGGGAGGGGGCGGATCAACCGCTCTACGCGTTGACCCCGCTGGTAGGATTCCTGTTCATCGTGCCTTGCCTTCTCGTTTGGCGAATTGGCGTCCGGCATTATCGGTCGACTGGATCTTAA
- the cimA gene encoding citramalate synthase encodes MGNTISIFDTTLRDGTQGEGISLSAEDKVKIAQKLDLLGVHYIEGGNPGSNSKDIEFFQRVKGMKLNAKLTAFGSTRRKNSIADQDSSLLRIVESGVPAATLVGKSWDFHVHTALQTTLEENLSMIYDSFAFLKRKGVEAIFDAEHFFDGYKHNPEYALAVLRKAQDAGADWIVLCDTNGGTLPTEIHTIVSRISSELSSPIGIHTHNDCELAVANTLAAVQAGARQIQGTINGYGERCGNANLCSIIPNLQLKMDYRCISDDQLHSLTKTARYISEIANVHMPVAQPYVGNAAFAHKGGIHVSAIMKDSKTYEHIQPELVGNKQRVLVSELAGQSNIISKAQELGLDINSNNEKTKQIMERIKDLEHQGYQFEGADASLELLLRDAFGEMKEIFKLESLKMLVEKTNGHGMNAEAIVKVNVDGQPVYMAAEGNGPVNALNNALRKALEQYYPTINDFHLSDYKVRVIDEKDATAAKVRVLMESTDFKNTWNTVGVSNNVIEASWEALVDSIRYALLTKSKIDSHDEPREQLGLVNH; translated from the coding sequence ATGGGAAACACAATCTCCATCTTCGACACAACGCTTCGAGACGGCACGCAGGGAGAAGGCATCAGTCTTTCCGCAGAGGACAAAGTCAAAATCGCCCAGAAGCTTGATTTGCTAGGCGTTCATTATATTGAAGGCGGAAATCCTGGCAGCAACAGCAAAGACATCGAGTTTTTCCAGCGCGTTAAAGGAATGAAACTGAACGCGAAGCTGACCGCTTTCGGCAGCACGCGGCGGAAGAACAGCATCGCCGATCAGGACAGCAGCCTGCTGCGCATCGTGGAATCCGGCGTTCCTGCAGCAACGCTTGTCGGCAAATCGTGGGACTTCCACGTGCATACGGCCTTGCAGACGACGCTTGAAGAAAATCTGTCCATGATCTACGATTCCTTCGCCTTCTTGAAGCGCAAAGGCGTCGAAGCGATCTTCGATGCCGAGCATTTCTTCGACGGGTACAAGCATAATCCGGAGTACGCGCTAGCCGTGCTGCGTAAAGCGCAAGATGCCGGCGCCGATTGGATCGTCCTATGCGACACGAACGGCGGCACGCTCCCTACGGAGATCCATACGATCGTGTCTCGCATCTCCTCCGAGCTGAGCTCGCCTATCGGGATACATACGCATAACGATTGCGAGCTCGCGGTAGCCAACACGCTTGCAGCCGTACAAGCCGGCGCACGCCAAATCCAAGGCACGATCAACGGATACGGCGAACGCTGCGGCAACGCGAATCTATGCTCGATCATCCCGAATTTGCAGCTCAAAATGGATTATCGCTGCATCAGCGACGATCAATTGCACTCGCTCACGAAGACGGCGCGTTATATCAGCGAAATCGCCAATGTCCATATGCCGGTGGCGCAGCCTTATGTCGGGAACGCGGCTTTCGCCCACAAAGGCGGCATTCACGTTTCGGCAATCATGAAAGATTCCAAGACGTACGAGCATATCCAGCCGGAGCTCGTCGGCAATAAGCAGCGCGTGCTCGTCTCCGAGCTTGCCGGCCAGAGCAACATTATTTCCAAGGCGCAGGAGCTTGGGCTTGATATTAACTCGAATAACGAGAAGACGAAACAAATCATGGAACGAATCAAGGATTTGGAGCATCAAGGCTACCAATTCGAAGGGGCCGACGCCTCGCTCGAACTGCTGCTTCGCGACGCATTCGGCGAAATGAAAGAGATTTTCAAGCTGGAATCGTTGAAAATGCTCGTCGAGAAAACGAACGGCCACGGCATGAACGCCGAAGCGATCGTGAAAGTGAACGTCGACGGACAGCCGGTCTACATGGCCGCCGAAGGCAACGGGCCCGTCAACGCGCTCAACAACGCGCTGCGCAAGGCGCTGGAGCAGTACTATCCGACAATCAACGACTTCCATTTGTCCGACTATAAAGTTCGCGTCATTGACGAGAAAGACGCAACGGCTGCTAAAGTCCGCGTTCTGATGGAATCGACAGATTTCAAGAACACGTGGAATACGGTCGGCGTATCCAACAACGTTATCGAAGCAAGCTGGGAAGCGCTCGTCGACAGCATCCGCTACGCGCTGCTGACGAAAAGCAAAATCGATTCGCATGACGAGCCCCGGGAACAACTCGGTCTCGTGAATCATTAA
- a CDS encoding DNA polymerase IV: MTKERETVPPKSRVILHLDMNAFYCSVHEAEEPHLYKDKPTAVAGSVEQRRGIIVTSSYAARAQGIKTGMTVREGLRRCPDLMLIRPDFNLYRLYSRGFMSIASQYTPLIEAVSIDECYLDITGSSAFGEPLQIAHAIQERIRTEWNLPCSIGIAPNKLLAKMASDMQKPNGFTVLRIRDVPELLWPKPCDMLFGIGRKTADKLTKLNIRTIGQLAAADEATLVKHFGVVGSWMKAASHGYDYAPVNAERGRNKSIGHTTTLPKDVTDREEAHRILLNLADQTGRRMRHQKMVATTIQIVIRRPDMSTINRSITIEAPTDSAADIHREACKLFDKHWKKGEPVRLLGITLQNLSLQSETAVQLDLFNYSEQPKKEALTKAMDRLRDKFGEDAVLTAGMLGDDPSALIRNKRIRGTSLQRDEHMLYSDE, from the coding sequence ATGACGAAGGAGCGGGAAACGGTACCTCCCAAAAGCCGTGTCATCCTTCACTTGGACATGAATGCCTTTTATTGTTCGGTACACGAGGCAGAAGAACCTCATTTATACAAAGATAAGCCGACGGCAGTCGCAGGAAGCGTCGAGCAGCGGAGAGGCATTATCGTGACGTCTTCGTACGCCGCGCGGGCGCAGGGCATCAAGACAGGGATGACGGTGCGGGAAGGACTCCGGCGCTGTCCGGATTTGATGCTCATTCGTCCCGATTTCAACTTATACCGCTTGTATTCCAGGGGCTTCATGTCGATTGCCAGCCAATACACGCCGCTCATCGAAGCCGTATCGATCGATGAGTGCTACTTGGACATCACGGGCTCGTCCGCATTCGGCGAACCGCTCCAAATCGCGCATGCCATTCAAGAGCGGATCCGAACGGAGTGGAACTTGCCCTGTTCCATCGGCATCGCCCCGAATAAGTTACTGGCGAAGATGGCCTCCGACATGCAAAAGCCCAACGGATTCACGGTGCTGCGCATTCGCGACGTGCCGGAGCTGCTCTGGCCGAAACCGTGCGATATGCTGTTCGGCATCGGGCGCAAAACGGCCGACAAGCTGACGAAGCTCAACATCCGGACGATCGGCCAGCTTGCGGCTGCCGACGAGGCTACGCTAGTGAAGCATTTCGGCGTCGTCGGCTCGTGGATGAAGGCGGCTTCGCACGGCTACGATTACGCGCCCGTCAATGCGGAACGGGGCCGCAACAAGTCGATCGGACATACGACGACGCTGCCCAAGGACGTGACCGACCGGGAAGAAGCGCACCGAATCCTGCTCAATTTGGCCGATCAGACGGGCAGGCGGATGAGACATCAGAAGATGGTGGCCACGACGATTCAGATCGTCATCCGGAGACCGGATATGAGTACCATCAATCGTTCCATTACAATAGAAGCGCCTACGGATTCCGCGGCCGATATTCATAGAGAAGCCTGCAAGCTGTTCGATAAACATTGGAAGAAAGGCGAGCCCGTCCGGTTGCTGGGCATCACGCTCCAGAACCTGTCGCTGCAGTCTGAAACCGCGGTCCAGCTGGATTTATTCAATTATAGCGAACAGCCGAAGAAAGAGGCGCTGACGAAGGCGATGGATAGGTTGAGAGACAAATTCGGAGAGGATGCGGTGCTTACGGCGGGCATGCTCGGGGACGATCCGTCGGCGCTAATACGCAATAAACGAATTCGCGGGACATCCTTGCAAAGGGACGAGCATATGTTATATAGTGATGAGTGA
- a CDS encoding ferredoxin — MSKFTWVEKDTCIACGACGATAPDIYDYDDEGLAEVIFGNDGNHGNTEIPEDLYDDLQDAADGCPTDSIKIADSAFNY; from the coding sequence ATGTCGAAGTTTACTTGGGTTGAGAAAGATACGTGCATTGCTTGCGGAGCATGCGGAGCAACGGCACCGGACATTTACGACTATGACGATGAAGGTTTGGCAGAGGTTATTTTCGGCAACGACGGTAACCATGGCAACACCGAAATTCCTGAGGATCTGTACGATGATTTGCAAGATGCTGCAGACGGCTGCCCTACGGACTCCATCAAAATCGCAGACTCGGCTTTTAACTACTAA
- a CDS encoding adenylate/guanylate cyclase domain-containing protein, with protein sequence MRRRKWIVTAFAGVLIGLFWSFLSQLGTGGTLNQLESVLQDKVTKQSDAERAPNVNIKLIKIDQASLDGLGQFPWDRGLYAQLIGMLGDAGAKAVALDVVLAEPGSDPGSDALMAETMKKYPNVILPVVFNFKAKQDNAGELKTESVSYPAGTIGAGPGQIGHINVLQDNDGTVRKLTVGLKDNDGAMIPAFSVKLANYLLDASHQIAWNADKNGWYRGDKRLPVDARNQLGTQFYTEPREEMSADTGYDSQSFIDVLTGNVPADYYQGDVVLIGPFAPGLQDEYLTPLSPTLKMYGVEIHANMIQSLVAGKFFTESGPSVNYGLIALLTLLSLLVFSRVTGYKSFIAYAALAAAYTVTWIELYQLKSVMIMFTYPFLAMTTVLIWSVVQHYVTERRERGRVTNIFGRFVPRTVVDEMLASGEEVKVGGQRRDISVVFVDIRGFTPMSERLEPEQVIQVLNEYLDICTKAVFKYNGTLDKFIGDGVMAIFGAPISQPNHPELAVLAALEMKRQSAELEERCLREIGVPVRFGVGINSGPAVVGNIGSQMLRLDYTAIGDTVNLAARLESNARPGQILISEETLNRVSGQFETAFIGDIKVKGKERPVPVTEVHGQAEPTSSSGIRELEGREGA encoded by the coding sequence ATGCGAAGACGCAAATGGATCGTTACGGCATTTGCCGGCGTGTTGATCGGTCTCTTCTGGTCATTCTTGAGCCAGTTGGGAACAGGGGGGACGCTGAATCAACTGGAGTCGGTGCTTCAGGATAAGGTAACGAAGCAATCGGATGCGGAACGGGCGCCGAACGTGAACATCAAGCTGATCAAGATCGATCAGGCTTCCCTCGACGGACTGGGGCAATTTCCATGGGACCGCGGCCTCTATGCGCAATTGATCGGCATGCTTGGCGATGCGGGCGCGAAAGCGGTTGCGCTGGACGTCGTGCTCGCAGAGCCCGGAAGCGATCCGGGAAGCGACGCCTTGATGGCGGAGACGATGAAGAAGTATCCGAACGTTATTCTTCCCGTCGTTTTCAATTTCAAGGCGAAACAGGACAATGCCGGCGAACTTAAGACAGAGTCCGTTTCTTACCCGGCCGGCACCATCGGCGCGGGCCCCGGACAAATCGGCCATATCAATGTGTTGCAGGACAACGATGGAACGGTCCGTAAGCTGACCGTCGGCTTGAAAGACAACGACGGCGCAATGATTCCGGCATTCAGCGTGAAGCTGGCGAACTATTTGCTCGATGCGTCTCATCAAATTGCATGGAACGCGGATAAGAACGGCTGGTATCGGGGAGACAAACGGCTTCCGGTCGATGCGCGGAATCAACTCGGAACGCAGTTTTACACCGAACCGAGAGAAGAGATGAGCGCGGATACGGGCTACGATTCTCAAAGCTTCATCGATGTCTTAACGGGGAACGTGCCTGCCGACTATTATCAAGGCGATGTCGTGCTCATCGGACCGTTCGCGCCGGGCTTGCAGGACGAGTACTTAACGCCGCTTAGTCCGACGCTCAAAATGTACGGGGTGGAAATCCATGCCAACATGATTCAGTCTCTCGTGGCGGGCAAGTTTTTCACGGAATCCGGCCCGTCCGTCAATTACGGGCTGATCGCGCTGTTAACGCTGCTCTCGCTTCTCGTCTTCAGCCGGGTGACCGGCTACAAGTCGTTTATCGCCTACGCCGCGCTAGCGGCTGCGTACACCGTGACCTGGATCGAGCTTTATCAGCTCAAGTCCGTCATGATCATGTTTACGTATCCGTTCTTGGCGATGACGACGGTATTGATCTGGTCGGTCGTTCAGCATTATGTCACGGAGCGCAGGGAACGGGGAAGGGTCACGAATATTTTCGGACGATTCGTCCCGCGAACGGTCGTGGACGAAATGCTCGCCTCCGGCGAAGAAGTCAAGGTCGGGGGACAACGAAGGGATATCAGCGTGGTGTTCGTCGACATCCGGGGCTTTACCCCGATGTCCGAGAGATTGGAGCCGGAGCAGGTCATTCAGGTGTTGAACGAATACCTGGATATTTGTACGAAAGCGGTGTTCAAATATAACGGGACGCTGGACAAGTTCATCGGCGACGGCGTCATGGCCATCTTCGGAGCGCCGATCTCGCAGCCGAATCATCCTGAGCTTGCCGTTCTGGCAGCATTGGAAATGAAGCGGCAATCGGCGGAACTGGAGGAGCGCTGCCTAAGGGAAATCGGCGTTCCGGTCCGGTTCGGCGTCGGCATCAACAGCGGACCTGCCGTCGTCGGCAATATCGGCTCGCAGATGCTGCGGCTGGACTATACGGCCATCGGTGATACGGTCAATTTGGCGGCCCGCTTGGAATCGAATGCTAGACCGGGTCAGATTCTGATCAGCGAAGAGACGTTGAACCGCGTTTCCGGGCAGTTCGAGACGGCATTCATAGGAGACATCAAGGTCAAAGGAAAAGAGAGGCCCGTGCCGGTAACGGAAGTCCATGGGCAGGCGGAACCGACATCATCCAGTGGGATTAGGGAACTTGAGGGGAGAGAAGGAGCATGA